The genomic window AACCGTCCTCACTTCTGTGCTGCATGCAGAGCGGCGTGGTCTCTACTGGATGGTCGATGATGTGAACCGGTTGAATCAGGTTCTCTTCAACTATCTCTTCGAAGAGTTCGGCGATAGCTAGACCTCTCTCGTAGTCTGAGTCCAGTTCAGCATCGTGTTCTTCCATTCTTTCATGGAGTTCCTCATCACTGAGTTCTTCGACATTGAATCCTCCGTGTTCCTGTATGGCTTCTCTCATCGTCATTCTTGGCCATGGAGCGGAAAAGTCCAGAGTCTCTCCCTGATACTCTACCTCGGCCGAACCGGTTACTTCAACTGCTACATGCTCATACAATTGCTCTGTCAGCGCCATCATGTCTTCGTAGTCGGCGTATGCCTGGTAGACTTCCATCATCGTGAACTCAGGATTATGAGTCGTGTCAATGGACTCGTTCCGGAAGTTTTTCGTGATCTCGAAAATCCTCTCGTAGCCACCGATAATCAGTCTTTTGAGGTACAGCTCTGGCGAAATATTCAGGTACCACTCCTGATCCAAGGCATCGACATGGGTTGTGAAAGGCTCAGCGGCTGCTCCACCGTACACTGGTTGAAGTGTCGGGGTCTCGACCTCCATGAATTCTCTATTATGGAGGAAGTTTCTGATCTCTCTGATGATTTGGCTTCGCATCCTGAAGGTTTCACGAGCCTCCATATCCGCCGTCAAGTGCAGAGATCTGTCACGGTACCGAAGCTCCTGATCCTCAACTCCAAAGTAATCGCTTGGAACATTCCTCAATCCACGAGTCAAGACTTCTATATCCTCTACCTGAAGCGAGAACTCGCCTTTATCGGTGTAAGTCAGGAAGCCCTCAACACCGACGATATCACCTCTGTAAAGGTCTTCAACCTGTTCTAGAAGGTCTTCGTCTTCCCTGACAATCAACTGAATTTCTTCTCTTTCACCCCGTAGATCCAGGAAAACCAGTTCTCCGAAACTCCGGATCTCCATTACTCTGCCAGCAGTCGAAAAATCTCTGTCAGGAAGGTTATTCTCTCCTTCATCGAACTCCTGCAACTCTTCAATAGTATGGCTGCGGTCGAAGTTGTGGCTGTACGCTTCGCCATCTTCACGGAGTTCCTGAAGCTGGTTGAGTCTTTCCTCTCGTTCAGAACTCACCGAGGAACACCTAGAGTTAGAGCTGTAGAAAGATTTTGAAAGTTATGCGTAAATGTGACCGAACTTAAAGCGTCCACCAGTCATTGTAAT from Candidatus Nanohalobium constans includes these protein-coding regions:
- the lysS gene encoding lysine--tRNA ligase; protein product: MSSEREERLNQLQELREDGEAYSHNFDRSHTIEELQEFDEGENNLPDRDFSTAGRVMEIRSFGELVFLDLRGEREEIQLIVREDEDLLEQVEDLYRGDIVGVEGFLTYTDKGEFSLQVEDIEVLTRGLRNVPSDYFGVEDQELRYRDRSLHLTADMEARETFRMRSQIIREIRNFLHNREFMEVETPTLQPVYGGAAAEPFTTHVDALDQEWYLNISPELYLKRLIIGGYERIFEITKNFRNESIDTTHNPEFTMMEVYQAYADYEDMMALTEQLYEHVAVEVTGSAEVEYQGETLDFSAPWPRMTMREAIQEHGGFNVEELSDEELHERMEEHDAELDSDYERGLAIAELFEEIVEENLIQPVHIIDHPVETTPLCMQHRSEDGLIERFESFAVGVELCNAYTELRDPIRQRELFEEEQRRQEEGDDEAHPIDMDFVEALELGMPPTGGLGIGIGRMVMLLTNQESIRDVTLFPMMKN